One genomic window of Salvelinus namaycush isolate Seneca chromosome 22, SaNama_1.0, whole genome shotgun sequence includes the following:
- the LOC120017361 gene encoding zinc metalloproteinase nas-4-like, protein MGKEDNFKVKKGDTQDLPYDYDSIMHYGTYYFSSNRNPTIGSKKSGVQIGQRNHLSPLDITHLNKLYQCE, encoded by the exons ATGG GAAAAGAAGATAACTTTAAGGTGAAGAAAGGAGACACTCAGGACCTGCCCTATGACTACGACTCCATAATGCACTACGGAAC ATACTACTTCTCATCAAACCGGAACCCCACTATTGGCTCCAAGAAGAGTGGAGTCCAGATTGGACAGAGAAATCACCTGAGCCCCCTGGACATAACACACCTTAACAAACTCTATCAATGTG AATAA